The Nomia melanderi isolate GNS246 chromosome 4, iyNomMela1, whole genome shotgun sequence genome segment GTGACATTTAGCTTGAGTTATGACAAagttatataattgtaaataaaagtatagaaaatatataatgtaacagATTGACATAATTGGCATCAATGGACCTAATTGTTTGATAGGGACTGTAATTTTCCTGTTGCTATgttaatttatttgagaatttttcaaaaatacagCCACATTTGCTATGTGATAGTCGATACGTtacttttattgtaataattattgtgtTATTCAGAATGATTTTCTAAAATTCCAGCCAGGCCCGGTATGATGGACGTGAAAGGAAAAGCGAAATGGGACGCATGGAAGTCGAAGGAGTGTATGTCCCAGGACAACGCGAAAGAAGAGTACATTAAATTGGTCAACAGATTGGTGGAGAAGTACAAGTAGATCGTTGAAACAATTCTTGTCATATACTTTTGTAACCACGGAATCCTGTATCCGCGTtgttaacataaattttatatattgttctacgatactattattaaaataaaaacggtTTGTTCCTATCCCtttcatttgattaattaataaaacaaaggtACACTAAATGGGTTTCAAAGGTAAACCATAAGTAGTGTAAATGATTGAATGAGAACGACgctgaattaaagaaaaagttcaagggcgataattaatttctttaatttcgttaattaaatattttgtaattcacCGCACGCGTCGCTGCGATCGCGTTCTTACGTATGACACTACTATTGGTCATCTAACCTCTTTATTTGAATCgtgtataaaatttgaaatacacGTTCCCGCGCTGACACAGATCAGTGTATACACCTATGCGGAAAAAGTCTCTGAAACATTCAGTTAATTTGATGACAGGATAAAATGACTATCCGGGTTTTGGATAATAATACGGTGAAACTAATAACGACTACGCAAGTTATAACTTCGATATCGAACGCTGTTAAAGAATTAGTAGAAAATGCATTGGATGCGAACGCTAATaccattgaaattaatttggtaTTTCACACACTTTTACTGTTCGTTTATGTTCGTTTTTCACCTTTGTATTTAATGATCTTATCGTGAAATTTATGTTCTGACCATTAGGTGGATAATGGGACTACTTTAATCGAAGTGAAAGATAACGGCTGTGGTATTCATAAAGTGGATGCACCTTATATGGCTGCATCTTCTTGCACCTCCAAAATTAATGACTTCTCTGATCTGGGTGAGTAGTTGTATATTATAAGCTTAAACTAAATTTCTCATGTAAGTACTTTAATATATTGTTGAAGTTTTTAAATCTGTTCTTCGTATGAATGACAGATTCCTTGGAAACGTATGGATTCAGGGGTGAAGCATTGTACGCGTTAAGTGCAGTATCAGATCTTACAGTTATATCTAAAACAAAAGACGAGGAAGTTGCTACATCTTATATCATTGATCATCATGGATGTATTATAAAATCTGAGCCTTGTCACAGAGCTACAGGTAGatgattaaatttaatagtttcaacTATTGCTTCTTAcatatttgtatacttttagGAACAACCATTCAAGTTAGGCAATTATTTAAGCAAGTACCTGTACGAAGACAATTGATAACTAACTCGAAAAAAGTTTCTCAAGATCTTAAAGTATTAGAATCATTAATTAAAAGCTATGCAATGTGTAAATACACggtaagaataaattataaagtagatggcaatattatatttgtaaaaccTGGTATGCAGACTCTTGAAGAAGCAGCATCGTGTGTCCTTGGAAAAAAGGTGACCTCAAAAATGGCATGGGTAGACACTGAAGATGCAGAGGTAATTAAGCAATAAAGTTCTATACATAATATGATAAAGTACCctgctttaaaaataaaaacgttttGTACTTTTCAGATcagaatgaaattaatgctGCCTGTTAAAGAAACTCAAAATGTATCCGAAGAAATCCAAACTGGAACACAATacgtttttgtaaataataggCCTATTAAACATAAAGATTTAGAGAAGGTACAggttttatgtttttatatgttACAATTATGTAGTGGAACAAAGAAAGATGTATGTTCATTTTCAGACCGCGAGTAAAATAATACTGGAAGCTTTTGGATATGATTCGTCGTCCAAAAAACGGCCAATATTTCTTCTATACATGTTGGTAAATGCTGGGAATATTGACGTTAATCTGGAACCAAATAAAACTTCCATTTTATTCAAAGATCaggtgattatatttttaacgaaagcagttttaattcatatttaaatttgtgCATAATACGTATCGTGTCTATAGCAAATAGTTCATGATGCACTCGATAAACGAGTAAAAGATTTCTATGGAATACAAGAAGAAAAAACTTGTCAAAACGAGCCTCAAGATTCGCAAAGCGAGTACCTAGACTATACGCAAAGAACAATTGTTGATGATGAAGGACCTGAATGGCCCGCGTGTAAGAAACGAAAATTAGTCACAGAAGAAAACGTTGATGAAGGTCCTGAGGAATGCGGTTCTGAATTAAAACAAGGTGACAACAATGCCAACCAAGATTCTAATTTTGTCGCACGTATGAATCCCGAATGCGATAAACAAGTGGAAACAGCCGAAAAAGATAATTTATGTTCCGACCAGAACAAGAATAATGATggatatgaaaaaaatataatagaccTGTTACCTGTTTTAAATTTAAGTGATTCGGATTCAGAAGATTCTCAGGAATTGAAGTTAGTATTAGTAGTGTTAGTAGTAGCGATAATGATGTTTCTGACACTTCGGACAGCCGCTAACACACTTTTATTTTCTCCAGCAAAGGAAATGTAGCGGAAAATGTAGACGATGACAGTCCTCCCTTCGAATTAGACTCACAATGCGAAACATTGAGTCAATTGCCCGTTGTGGATTTAGGCGAAGATTTTGATTGGAATAATTACTCGACTACGGATACTGCAGATACAAGTGAGAAAGAAAACGCAAGGCAGAATGAAAATACATCAGTCTCACCAGTACAGAATAAATCAGGTGCGAAAAGGCAGAGTACATTAATCAAATGGAGCAAAGGACGCATGTCCGATTTAAAGGTAAGCACTTTGCAGTGAATTCGATTAAAGGAATTTTGTGAcgattaaattactttcaatagGGCGGTACAGATGTGCAGCCTTGTAACGATGCCAAGGTCAATGAGGAATTACAAAGTGATTCGTATCGCAAAAATATATGCGACGGTTTCATCAAGTTTACTAAAAAAATCAGACCACAACGTGAGTACAGATTGAAAAAGTGTTGAGCACAatgtataatgaatatttcgtttTTCAGTCTTAGAAAAAAATCCTGATCTGTCGATAGCCCAAACTGCATTAATGCTAAGTGAGCTGTGGAAAAAATTATCATCTGAAGAACGCGGTTACTACAGAGATGTCGCACATGAAGAAAAGTTGGAGTTTGAAAAACAGAAGCAGGAAACGAGTGAAAAGGAGAAGCAGGAAGCTGAGAAAAAACAGGCACTAGATTCTAAAAGGACGAGAAATAGATTGTTGAAAGCATTGGACAAGATGAAggaaaaaaattctgaaaacaagaaaaatttgttactgAGGACCATTGTTCCATGGGACATGGACTTGAAAAAAGTGACTGAGAGTTTCCTTGATAAGTAAGCGTTACAAAGTTCTCGTGTAGGTATAAACATTACATGTTTTGTTATTTGCTACTTAATTTACATGTTACAGTCCAACATGtgaaaataataatctaattgTTGGAACTATGAGCCCTGATTTGTACATTGTTCACAAATACACACAGATTTGGCTTCTAAACATTGTACGGCTTAAAAAGGAGTTAAATGTATCTGCTACTGGTGTACATGAGGTAAGATTGGTATTCATAAAGATATTACTCATTCTCACATGATATTACTCATCagttaaatatattgaattacaGGGAGGTGCATCTAATACAGAACAACTtttgaaacagtggttttc includes the following:
- the LOC116428206 gene encoding acyl-CoA-binding protein homolog; translation: MSLQQKFEEAVEAIKTLSKRPSDNEFLELYSLFKQATVGDINTTRPGMMDVKGKAKWDAWKSKECMSQDNAKEEYIKLVNRLVEKYK
- the LOC116428204 gene encoding PMS1 protein homolog 1; amino-acid sequence: MTIRVLDNNTVKLITTTQVITSISNAVKELVENALDANANTIEINLVDNGTTLIEVKDNGCGIHKVDAPYMAASSCTSKINDFSDLDSLETYGFRGEALYALSAVSDLTVISKTKDEEVATSYIIDHHGCIIKSEPCHRATGTTIQVRQLFKQVPVRRQLITNSKKVSQDLKVLESLIKSYAMCKYTVRINYKVDGNIIFVKPGMQTLEEAASCVLGKKVTSKMAWVDTEDAEIRMKLMLPVKETQNVSEEIQTGTQYVFVNNRPIKHKDLEKTASKIILEAFGYDSSSKKRPIFLLYMLVNAGNIDVNLEPNKTSILFKDQQIVHDALDKRVKDFYGIQEEKTCQNEPQDSQSEYLDYTQRTIVDDEGPEWPACKKRKLVTEENVDEGPEECGSELKQGDNNANQDSNFVARMNPECDKQVETAEKDNLCSDQNKNNDGYEKNIIDLLPVLNLSDSDSEDSQELNKGNVAENVDDDSPPFELDSQCETLSQLPVVDLGEDFDWNNYSTTDTADTSEKENARQNENTSVSPVQNKSGAKRQSTLIKWSKGRMSDLKGGTDVQPCNDAKVNEELQSDSYRKNICDGFIKFTKKIRPQLLEKNPDLSIAQTALMLSELWKKLSSEERGYYRDVAHEEKLEFEKQKQETSEKEKQEAEKKQALDSKRTRNRLLKALDKMKEKNSENKKNLLLRTIVPWDMDLKKVTESFLDNPTCENNNLIVGTMSPDLYIVHKYTQIWLLNIVRLKKELNVSATGVHEGGASNTEQLLKQWFSTKDDLSVLYPLHVLS